A section of the Corynebacterium tuberculostearicum genome encodes:
- the aroA gene encoding 3-phosphoshikimate 1-carboxyvinyltransferase: MPSIMDDMSQPWSAPQAAGPITWAQHVPGSKSITNRAFILAALADGPSTLRAPLVSRDSQLMEKALESMGVRFEHEGEDIHVTPGPLKGATVDCGLAGTVMRFIPPVAALADGAVLVDGDEQAYARPMSTTLDALRQLGVEVDGESLPFTVRSHGVPEGGEVTIDASGSSQFVSGLLLAGARFKKGITVTHEGGPLPSMPHVEMTVGMLRQAGVRVDSGENTWTVHPGPIAGREWAIEPDLSNATPFLAAAAVTGGRVTIKRWPANTTQPGDAIRHILVDMGVMVTQEPGFVTAKGAKDGALQGIERNMGDVGELTPTVAALCVLADTPSTLTGIAHLRGHETDRLKALADNINALGGKVTELADGLHIDPAPLHGGEWPCYADHRMATAGAIIGLRVPGVEVEDISTTAKTLPGFDRMWETMVDPEQQESNG, encoded by the coding sequence ATGCCCTCTATTATGGACGATATGTCTCAACCTTGGTCCGCCCCGCAAGCGGCAGGCCCCATTACGTGGGCCCAGCACGTGCCGGGCTCGAAGTCTATTACCAACCGCGCCTTCATTCTGGCGGCGTTGGCCGATGGCCCCTCTACCCTGCGCGCGCCGCTCGTCTCCCGCGATTCGCAGCTGATGGAAAAGGCCCTGGAATCTATGGGCGTGCGCTTCGAGCACGAAGGCGAGGATATTCACGTCACCCCCGGCCCGCTTAAGGGCGCCACGGTGGACTGCGGCCTGGCCGGCACGGTCATGCGCTTTATCCCGCCGGTTGCGGCCCTGGCGGACGGCGCCGTGCTTGTCGACGGCGACGAGCAAGCCTACGCCCGCCCCATGTCCACCACCCTGGATGCACTGCGCCAGCTCGGCGTCGAGGTGGACGGCGAAAGCCTGCCCTTTACCGTCCGCTCGCACGGAGTGCCGGAAGGCGGCGAGGTTACTATCGACGCCTCTGGCTCCTCGCAGTTCGTCTCCGGACTCCTGCTGGCCGGCGCGCGCTTTAAAAAGGGCATCACCGTCACCCACGAGGGCGGCCCCCTGCCGTCCATGCCGCACGTGGAGATGACCGTAGGCATGCTGCGCCAAGCCGGCGTACGCGTGGATTCCGGCGAGAATACCTGGACCGTGCATCCTGGCCCGATTGCCGGGCGGGAATGGGCAATCGAGCCGGATTTGTCCAATGCCACGCCCTTCCTTGCCGCCGCTGCCGTCACCGGCGGCCGGGTGACCATTAAGCGCTGGCCTGCCAATACCACCCAGCCGGGCGACGCCATCCGCCATATTTTGGTGGATATGGGCGTCATGGTCACCCAAGAGCCGGGCTTTGTCACTGCCAAGGGGGCCAAGGACGGCGCGCTGCAGGGAATCGAGCGCAACATGGGTGACGTTGGCGAGCTCACCCCCACCGTCGCGGCGTTGTGCGTCCTGGCGGACACCCCCTCTACCCTGACCGGCATTGCGCACCTGCGCGGCCACGAGACCGACCGTTTGAAGGCGCTGGCGGATAATATCAACGCCCTCGGCGGCAAGGTCACCGAGCTTGCCGACGGCCTACACATCGACCCCGCCCCTCTCCACGGCGGCGAGTGGCCGTGCTACGCGGATCACCGCATGGCCACCGCGGGCGCGATTATCGGCCTGCGGGTACCGGGCGTAGAGGTAGAAGACATTTCCACCACCGCGAAGACCCTTCCCGGCTTCGACCGCATGTGGGAGACGATGGTGGACCCCGAGCAACAGGAGAGCAATGGCTAG